The following proteins are encoded in a genomic region of Ostrea edulis chromosome 7, xbOstEdul1.1, whole genome shotgun sequence:
- the LOC125656293 gene encoding uncharacterized protein K02A2.6-like: MKFNIETDHKPLISLLGSKAISDLPPRIQRFRMRLMRYEYEIYHVPGKNLYTADALSRAPQQDMSKEEEEFQTVVEAYVDSIIETLPASESLLEEIRRKLHEDSVLRIVMRYCEEGWPGLEKPSINIVTRPFWQIREELSVCQGLLMRGNRLVIPTALRADMLQRIHEGHQGILKCRERVRNSIWWPGINCETEDLVKSCSVCVKNRPDHAEPLRPTKFPDRPWEMLATDLFHLKNDNYLLVVDYFSRYVEKLESTTSQTIINHLKSMFARHGIPDTLVSDNGPQYASSVFQTLSRNYGFRLQTSSPHYPQGNGEAERAVQTVKRLLRNATDPYLALLAYRATPLKNGCSPAELLMGRKLKTTLPENPRNYYLKWPDLGKVHHLEEQSRQNQKLNFDFAKKARPVSLLKAGETVWVKGEKRGTTGTVVTRTQHSDRSYIIETPKGSIRRNRRHLAPASMLKDEVFASDTFDQDMDIRNNVNPMSENARNKTSETVSHTTRNQVATKSVNEKLTCVDQNTSHITRSGRVSKPIERLNL; the protein is encoded by the coding sequence ATGAAATTTAACATAGAGACAGACCATAAACCCCTGATATCTCTACTGGGATCGAAAGCTATTTCTGATCTACCACCAAGGATACAGCGTTTCCGCATGCGACTCATGAGATATGAGTATGAGATATACCATGTTCCTGGTAAAAATCTTTACACAGCTGATGCACTCTCTAGAGCACCGCAGCAAGATATGTCAAAAGAAGAGGAGGAGTTCCAGACGGTGGTGGAAGCATACGTAGACTCCATCATAGAAACTCTTCCAGCAAGCGAGTCGCTACTAGAAGAAATACGACGAAAACTACATGAGGATAGCGTGTTACGCATTGTCATGCGGTACTGTGAGGAAGGTTGGCCAGGACTTGAGAAGCCATCAATCAACATTGTTACTCGTCCATTTTGGCAGATAAGAGAAGAACTCTCAGTCTGTCAAGGCTTACTTATGAGAGGAAATCGACTCGTTATTCCTACAGCTCTAAGAGCTGACATGTTGCAGAGAATCCATGAAGGACATCAAGGAATATTGAAGTGTCGGGAACGAGTCAGAAATTCTATTTGGTGGCCAGGGATTAATTGTGAAACCGAGGACCTAGTGAAAAGCTGTTCTGTCTGTGTGAAAAACAGACCAGATCACGCAGAGCCTTTACGACCAACCAAATTTCCAGACAGGCCATGGGAGATGTTAGCAACAGACCTATTTCACCTGAAAAATGACAATTATCTACTCGTCGTTGACTATTTTTCCCGCTATGTTGAAAAGTTGGAAAGCACCACATCACAGACCATAATAAATCATCTTAAATCGATGTTCGCTAGGCATGGTATACCGGACACATTGGTGTCTGACAATGGACCACAATATGCCAGCTCAGTTTTCCAGACCCTCTCCAGGAATTACGGATTCCGTCTCCAAACTAGTAGTCCTCACTATCCACAAGGAAATGGTGAAGCCGAACGTGCTGTGCAGACAGTAAAACGTTTACTAAGAAATGCGACAGACCCGTACCTTGCATTGCTTGCATACAGAGCAACTCCATTGAAGAATGGATGCAGCCCAGCTGAACTTTTAATGGGGAGAAAACTCAAGACCACTTTGCCAGAAAATCCGAGAAACTATTACCTAAAATGGCCAGACTTAGGAAAAGTACATCATCTAGAGGAACAATCCCGTCAGAACCAAAAACTTAACTTTGATTTCGCAAAGAAAGCAAGACCTGTATCTCTGTTGAAAGCTGGAGAAACAGTATGGGTGAAGGGAGAAAAAAGAGGAACGACCGGAACAGTGGTAACCAGGACACAACATAGTGACCGCTCTTACATCATTGAGACACCCAAAGGATCGATTCGCAGGAACCGTCGTCACTTAGCACCAGCAAGCATGTTGAAGGATGAAGTATTCGCAAGTGACACATTTGACCAAGATATGGACATTCGTAACAATGTGAATCCTATGAGTGAAAATGCGCGTAACAAGACCAGTGAAACAGTGTCGCACACTACCCGAAACCAAGTCGCGACAAAGTCTGTGAACGAGAAACTTACCTGTGTTGATCAAAACACATCGCACATCACCAGATCTGGTAGAGTGTCAAAGCCGATCGAGAGACTGAATTTGTGA
- the LOC125656292 gene encoding uncharacterized protein LOC125656292 → MASYQVQPSENFTFTKPEEWPKWVKRFERFRVVSGLSKKDEAIQVNTLIYAMGNEAEDIFNSFGLNEDDAKKYETVSDKFQAHFVSRRNVIFERAKFNQRKQQEGESADSFITALYTLVEHCEYGQLKDEMIRDRIVVGIRDSKLSEKLQLNPDLKLEDAINQARQRGAVQKQQAIVCNELSSSSGGASSVDAVSNFKKHGQRKKHSFQSGKSNKKGFTKPASGHNNKGAKPVSCHRCGNSQAHSREEYPAKNQKCNKCHKIGHFARKCQSLHEIAIESDEEFLGAIHENANSSECKPWLTTIEINGHAVEFKINTAIPEKTFKTLNVNNLQSSQKILKGPGRNTLNVIGKFRCELFQENRKTYQDLYVIRGLNKQLLGRPAIKKLEIVKQIASLQLHSDYKQKFPSLFQGLGRLQGEYEIKMREDEQPYAVTAPRRVALPYLEKVKAELSRMESSGVISSVDEPTDWCSGLMVIPKKNNCVRLCIDLTQLNKLPFGISSAPEYFQKRMQMILAGFEGVLCQMDDILVFGATQEEHDGRLENVLRKLCEAGITLNSAKCEFSKDQITFGPPQEQAFSKIKEELSNETVLALYDPKAPTKVSADASSYGLGAVLL, encoded by the exons ATGGCGTCGTACCAGGTTCAACCGTCAGAAAATTTCACCTTCACGAAACCTGAAGAGTGGCCGAAATGGGTTAAACGGTTTGAGAGGTTTAGAGTTGTTTCAGGCCTAAGCAAGAAAGATGAGGCAATTCAGGTGAACACACTTATATACGCCATGGGTAATGAGGCCGAGgacattttcaattcatttggaTTAAATGAGGATGACGCCAAGAAATATGAAACGGTTAGTGACAAATTTCAAGCACACTTCGTTTCACGTCGAaatgttatttttgaaagagcCAAATTTAACCAAAGAAAACAACAAGAAGGGGAGTCCGCAGACAGTTTTATAACTGCACTTTATACCCTAGTTGAACACTGTGAGTATGGACAATTGAAAGATGAAATGATCCGAGATAGAATAGTTGTTGGCATAAGAGACAGCAAATTATCAGAAAAACTTCAACTGAATCCAGATCTAAAGCTTGAAGATGCCATAAACCAAGCTCGTCAGAGAGGAGCTGTTCAAAAACAACAAGCTATCGTTTGCAATGAACTGAGTTCTTCGTCAGGAGGAGCATCAAGTGTAGATGCCGTCAGCAATTTCAAGAAACATGGACAAAGAAAGAAACACTCCTTTCAATCGGgaaaatccaacaaaaaagGGTTCACAAAACCAGCTAGTGGACACAATAATAAGGGTGCTAAACCAGTATCCTGCCACAGATGCGGAAATTCGCAAGCTCACAGCAGAGAGGAATATCCCGCCAAAAATCAGAAATGCAACAAATGCCATAAAATTGGACACTTTGCTCGAAAATGTCAGAGCCTACACGAAATTGCTATTGAATCAGATGAAGAATTCTTAGGGGCAATACACGAAAATGCAAATTCCAGTGAATGTAAACCATGGCTGACAACTATTGAAATTAATGGACATGCAGTTGAATTCAAAATCAACACTGCTATTCCGGAGAAAACTTTCAAGACATTAAATGTGAACAACCTTCAGTCATCACAGAAAATTCTGAAAGGTCCTGGCAGAAACACTTTAAACGTAATTGGAAAGTTTCGTTGTGAATTATTTCAGGAAAACCGCAAAACTTATCAAGACTTGTATGTTATTCGAGGCCTCAACAAACAACTTCTTGGGAGACCAGCTATTAAGAAACTAGAAATAGTCAAACAGATTGCAAGTTTGCAGCTGCACTCTGATTACAAGCAAAAATTTCCTTCACTCTTTCAAGGACTTGGAAGATTACAGGGGGAGTACGAGATAAAGATGAGAGAGGACGAGCAACCGTACGCAGTCACCGCACCAAGGAGAGTGGCCTTACCCTACCTTGAGAAAGTCAAAGCTGAGCTAAGTAGGATGGAGAGCTCAGGAGTTATCTCATCTGTAGATGAGCCTACGGACTGGTGCTCAGGTCTCATGGTGATCCCAAAGAAAAACAACTGTGTTAGACTTTGTATTGACCTGACACAACTCAACAA ACTACCTTTTGGTATCTCATCAGCCCCAGAGTACTTCCAGAAAAGGATGCAGATGATTCTAGCTGGGTTTGAGGGAGTCTTATGTCAGATGGACGACATACTTGTGTTTGGAGCCACCCAAGAGGAACATGATGGCAGGCTAGAAAACGTGTTGAGAAAGCTGTGTGAAGCAGGCATAACTCTTAACAGTGCAAAGTGTGAGTTCTCAAAGGACCAAATCACCTTT GGACCTCCACAGGAGCAAGCTTTCAGCAAGATTAAAGAAGAACTGAGTAATGAGACAGTTCTCGCTCTGTATGATCCAAAAGCTCCAACAAAAGTGTCGGCAGATGCGTCGTCATATGGATTAGGAGCCGTACTTCTCTAA
- the LOC125653629 gene encoding B-cell receptor-associated protein 31-like produces the protein MALQWTFVATFMYIEIGVVILLLLPFVSPGRWQKIFRSRLVSNVSSYSHIYFNVFIAILLLLFVDSIREVHKYSGPTEQVDLKHNPDAANLAMMRLFRAQRNFYISGFALFLWFIIRRLLTLINEEAKSAAQCEAYRKQAESATEAAKRLMEEKDNTVNKGKEYDDLDPEEKSLAMKLDQTKETLVKTKEELKKTKVDLETLKSQATSTNNEYDRLLREHEKLQEKVENEGSKKDN, from the exons ATGGCACTTCAGTGGACCTTTGTGGCTACGTTTATGTACATAGAGATTGGAGTGGTGATTTTGTTACTTCTACCCTTCGTTTCCCCGGGCAG atgGCAGAAGATTTTCCGATCTCGACTTGTCTCCAATGTGTCGTCGTATTCCCACATTTACTTTAATGTGTTCATCGCCATCCTCCTGCTGTTGTTTGTGG ATTCTATCCGAGAGGTCCACAAATACTCTGGTCCAACAGAGCAGGTCGATTTAAAACACAATCCTGATGCAGCAAACCTAGCCATGATGAGGTTGTTCCGTGCTCAGAGGAATTTCTACATCTCGGGATTTGCTTTGTTCCTGTGGTT cATTATCCGGCGACTGTTAACCCTGATTAATGAGGAGGCCAAGTCAGCTGCACAGTGTGAGGCATACAGAAAGCAAGCTGAGAGTGCCACCGAGGCCGCCAAACGTCTGATGGAAGAGAAAGATAACACAGTCAACAAG GGCAAGGAGTATGATGACCTTGACCCAGAAGAGAAGAGTTTGGCCATGAAGCTGGACCAGACCAAGGAAACATTAGTCAAAACTAAGGAAG AACTGAAGAAAACTAAAGTTGATTTAGAAACTTTGAAGTCTCAAGCTACTAGCACGAATAATGAATATGACAGATTGCTAAGAGAACATGAAAAACTACAG GAAAAGGTAGAGAATGAAGGCTCAAAGAAGGACAACTAA